A single region of the Melopsittacus undulatus isolate bMelUnd1 chromosome 10, bMelUnd1.mat.Z, whole genome shotgun sequence genome encodes:
- the PCBD2 gene encoding pterin-4-alpha-carbinolamine dehydratase 2 isoform X2: MPSTKSSISRVLIRLLHQTATSDCYIRLLAFGFMTRVALQAEKMNHHPEWFNVYSKVQITLISHDCGGLTKRDVKLAQFIDKAAASV, encoded by the exons ATGCCATCTACAAAGAGTTCAATTTCAAGAGTTTTAATCAG ACTGCTACATCAGACTGCTACATCAGACTGCTACATCAGACTGCTG GCTTTTGGATTTATGACACGTGTTGCTTTACAAGCAGAGAAGATGAATCACCACCCGGAATGGTTTAATGTATACAGCAAG GTTCAGATAACTCTGATTTCCCACGACTGCGGTGGACTGACCAAAAGAGACGTGAAGCTGGCTCAGTTCATTGACAAAGCTGCTGCCTCAGTGTAA
- the PCBD2 gene encoding pterin-4-alpha-carbinolamine dehydratase 2 isoform X4 — protein sequence MTRVALQAEKMNHHPEWFNVYSKVQITLISHDCGGLTKRDVKLAQFIDKAAASV from the exons ATGACACGTGTTGCTTTACAAGCAGAGAAGATGAATCACCACCCGGAATGGTTTAATGTATACAGCAAG GTTCAGATAACTCTGATTTCCCACGACTGCGGTGGACTGACCAAAAGAGACGTGAAGCTGGCTCAGTTCATTGACAAAGCTGCTGCCTCAGTGTAA
- the PCBD2 gene encoding pterin-4-alpha-carbinolamine dehydratase 2 isoform X1, whose protein sequence is MAGGGAALRRALLGARRAARPRGAAGGSRAAMSSQSHWLTTEERSQVLLDLKASGWVELSERDAIYKEFNFKSFNQAFGFMTRVALQAEKMNHHPEWFNVYSKVQITLISHDCGGLTKRDVKLAQFIDKAAASV, encoded by the exons ATGGCAGGCGGCGGGGCCGCGCTGCGCAGGGCGCTGCTGGGAGCGCGGCGGGCGGCCAGGCCGCGGGGAGCTGCCGGTGGAAGCCGCGCTGCCATG TCTTCACAGTCCCACTGGCTGACAACGGAGGAGAGGAGCCAGGTTTTACTGGATCTCAAGGCTTCAGGCTGGGTGGAGTTGAGTGAAAGAGATGCCATCTACAAAGAGTTCAATTTCAAGAGTTTTAATCAG GCTTTTGGATTTATGACACGTGTTGCTTTACAAGCAGAGAAGATGAATCACCACCCGGAATGGTTTAATGTATACAGCAAG GTTCAGATAACTCTGATTTCCCACGACTGCGGTGGACTGACCAAAAGAGACGTGAAGCTGGCTCAGTTCATTGACAAAGCTGCTGCCTCAGTGTAA
- the PCBD2 gene encoding pterin-4-alpha-carbinolamine dehydratase 2 isoform X3 produces MAFGFMTRVALQAEKMNHHPEWFNVYSKVQITLISHDCGGLTKRDVKLAQFIDKAAASV; encoded by the exons ATG GCTTTTGGATTTATGACACGTGTTGCTTTACAAGCAGAGAAGATGAATCACCACCCGGAATGGTTTAATGTATACAGCAAG GTTCAGATAACTCTGATTTCCCACGACTGCGGTGGACTGACCAAAAGAGACGTGAAGCTGGCTCAGTTCATTGACAAAGCTGCTGCCTCAGTGTAA
- the TXNDC15 gene encoding thioredoxin domain-containing protein 15, translated as MRWVLLALAWLCSALPAGAAEQSAEGQPRCQGGGSVQDGGEPVRYRTAEMADAMQGCGVPTPQQPVVLSVVPGEAKEGPGAPGVCDAAAGGDACGAAGSQLREQAGLEAVPPAPAEEANSTDSAKAPKVNCEERNMTGMERLTLQILNVSQDLMEFLNPNSSDCTLVLFYTPWCRFSASLAPHFNSLPRAFPTLRFLALDASQHSSLSTRFGTVAVPNILLFQGAKPMARFNHTDRTLETLKEFIFNQTGIEAKSDVVVTKEDWEGPLPSVLTKGIDWLLLFSLLFLASFVLYATVRTESIRWLIPGQEHEHQE; from the exons ATGCGGTGGGTGCTGCTGGCGCTGGCCTGGCTCTGCAGCGCCCTGCCTGCAG GGGCGGCGGAGCAGAGCGCGGAAGGGCAGCCCCGCTGCCAAGGGGGCGGCTCCGTGCAGGACGGCGGCGAGCCGGTGCGGTACCGGACTGCGGAGATGGCGGACGCGATGCAGGGCTGCGGGGTCCCCACGCCGCAGCAGCCCGTGGTGCTCTCGGTGGTGCCCGGGGAGGCGAAGGAAGGCCCGGGGGCCCCCGGGGTTTGCGATGCGGCGGCCGGAGGTGATGCGTGCGGCGCGGCGGGCAGCCAGCTCCGGGAGCAGGCCGGGCTGGAGGCTGTGCCGCCCGCGCCCGCCGAGGAGGCTAATAGCACGGACAGCGCCAAGGCTCCCAAAGTGAACTGCGAAGAGAGGAACATGACTGGAATGGAGCGGCTAACGCTGCAGATCCTGAACGTGTCGCAG GACCTGATGGAGTTCCTAAACCCAAACAGCAGTGACTGCACATTGGTCTTGTTCTACACACCGTGGTGCCGCTTTTCTGCCAGCCTGGCACCTCATTTTAATTCCTTACCTCGAGCGTTTCCAACTCTTCGCTTCCTGGCGCTGGATGCATCTCAGCACAGCAG TTTATCAACGAGGTTTGGAACTGTGGCTGTACCAAATATCCTCCTTTTCCAAGGTGCTAAGCCTATGGCTAGATTTAATCATACAGACAGGACACTAGAAACACTGAAAGAGTTCATTTTTAATCAAACAG gaataGAAGCTAAAAGTGATGTGGTTGTGACCAAGGAGGACTGGGAAGGGCCCCTGCCCAGTGTTCTGACAAAGGGCATAGACTGGTTGCTCCTGTTCTCACTGCTCTTCCTGGCCAGCTTTGTCCTCTATGCCACCGTGCGCACGGAGAGCATTCGGTGGCTGATCCCGGGACAAGAGCATGAGCATCAGGAATAA